Proteins encoded in a region of the Anguilla anguilla isolate fAngAng1 chromosome 10, fAngAng1.pri, whole genome shotgun sequence genome:
- the tango2 gene encoding transport and Golgi organization protein 2 homolog isoform X4: protein MCIIFFKFDPRPASKNAYRLILAANRDEVYSRPSKAADFWGSGSEILSGLDLEEGKVGGSWLGISKRGKLAALTNYMEAKTNPDAHGRGFLVSNFLTENMDSCSYLRKVSSEGHLYNGFNLLTAEFRAKEATVCYYGNKGHSEPISLKPGNFLVKNGSGIKSGLCLCRLLAAPQGDSRLAVLLPRDGWVSVGHDCASSHTSGPHWSYWATAVLPVELRMKCLPPTHVCASPPVTGLHSGV from the exons ATGTGCATCATCTTCTTCAAGTTCGACCCTCGCCCAGCCTCCAAAAATGCGTACAG GCTCATTTTGGCTGCCAACCGAGACGAGGTGTACAGCCGGCCGTCCAAGGCCGCCGATTTCTGGGGGAGCGGCAGCGAGATCCTCAGCG GGCTGGACCTGGAGGAAGGGAAGGTGGGCGGGTCCTGGCTGGGGATCAGCAAGAGAGGAAAGCTGGCGGCCCTGACCAATTACATGGAGGCAAAGACCAATCCCGATGCACATGGAAGAG GGTTCTTGGTCTCGAACTTCTTGACGGAGAACATGGACAGCTGCTCTTACCTGCGGAAGGTGTCCTCGGAGGGCCACCTGTACAACGGATTCAACCTGCTGACTGCGGAGTTCAG GGCTAAAGAAGCAACAGTTTGTTACTATGGAAACAAAGGCCACAGCGAACCCATCAGTCTCAAACCAG GTAACTTCCTGGTGAAAAACGggtctggtatcaaatctgGACTGTGCCTCTGCCGACTGCTAGCAGCTCCGCAGGGCGACTCCCGGTTGGCTGTATTGCTGCCCAGGGATGGTTGGGTTTCAGTCGGTCATGATTGCGCCTCATCGCACACCAGCGGCCCCCACTGGTCATATTGGGCAACTGCAGTTCTGCCTGTTGAGCTGcgcatgaagtgtcttcctccaactcacgTCTGTGCCAGCCCGCCTGTGACGGG CCTGCACAGTGGAGTATGA
- the tango2 gene encoding transport and Golgi organization protein 2 homolog isoform X1, with protein sequence MCIIFFKFDPRPASKNAYRLILAANRDEVYSRPSKAADFWGSGSEILSGLDLEEGKVGGSWLGISKRGKLAALTNYMEAKTNPDAHGRGFLVSNFLTENMDSCSYLRKVSSEGHLYNGFNLLTAEFRAKEATVCYYGNKGHSEPISLKPGNFLVKNGSGIKSGLCLCRLLAAPQGDSRLAVLLPRDGWVSVGHDCASSHTSGPHWSYWATAVLPVELRMKCLPPTHVCASPPVTGYDLLEANDIASQRILVWRDKIRTYECQPALQTAWPSCPVGGAYVSCGRSLCVRLGGSNVLGAHGFRTTGFGMSVSGPS encoded by the exons ATGTGCATCATCTTCTTCAAGTTCGACCCTCGCCCAGCCTCCAAAAATGCGTACAG GCTCATTTTGGCTGCCAACCGAGACGAGGTGTACAGCCGGCCGTCCAAGGCCGCCGATTTCTGGGGGAGCGGCAGCGAGATCCTCAGCG GGCTGGACCTGGAGGAAGGGAAGGTGGGCGGGTCCTGGCTGGGGATCAGCAAGAGAGGAAAGCTGGCGGCCCTGACCAATTACATGGAGGCAAAGACCAATCCCGATGCACATGGAAGAG GGTTCTTGGTCTCGAACTTCTTGACGGAGAACATGGACAGCTGCTCTTACCTGCGGAAGGTGTCCTCGGAGGGCCACCTGTACAACGGATTCAACCTGCTGACTGCGGAGTTCAG GGCTAAAGAAGCAACAGTTTGTTACTATGGAAACAAAGGCCACAGCGAACCCATCAGTCTCAAACCAG GTAACTTCCTGGTGAAAAACGggtctggtatcaaatctgGACTGTGCCTCTGCCGACTGCTAGCAGCTCCGCAGGGCGACTCCCGGTTGGCTGTATTGCTGCCCAGGGATGGTTGGGTTTCAGTCGGTCATGATTGCGCCTCATCGCACACCAGCGGCCCCCACTGGTCATATTGGGCAACTGCAGTTCTGCCTGTTGAGCTGcgcatgaagtgtcttcctccaactcacgTCTGTGCCAGCCCGCCTGTGACGGGGTATGACCTCCTAGAAGCAAATGACATCGCATCACAGCGGATATTGGTTTGGCGCGATAAGATACGAACGTATGAATGCCAGCCCGCCTTGCAAACTGCGTGGCCTAGTTGtccggtgggcggggcctacgTGTCATGTGGGCGGAGCCTATGTGTCAGGTTGGGCGGGTCCAACGTTTTAGGAGCCCATGGCTTTCGCACAACTGGCTTTGGCATGTCAGTAAGCGGCCCTTCATAA